In a genomic window of Anas acuta chromosome 9, bAnaAcu1.1, whole genome shotgun sequence:
- the CCL20 gene encoding C-C motif chemokine 20 — translation MSAFSTKSLVLASLLGLLLLCSTSQAQSNQDCCLSYTKARLPRWAIKGYTEQLSSEVCDIDAIIFHTFSGLKACVNPKDVWVKKHLLFLSHKLKKMSM, via the exons ATGTCTGCCTTCAGCACAAAGAGCTTGGTCCTGGCTTCTCTGcttgggctcctgctgctgtgcagtacCTCCCAAG CACAAAGCAACCAGGACTGCTGTCTGTCTTACACCAAAGCCCGTCTGCCTCGGTGGGCCATTAAGGGTTATACTGAACAGCTCTCCAGCGAAGTCTGCGATATTGATGCGATCAT tttccaCACTTTCAGTGGATTGAAAGCCTGCGTAAACCCTAAGGATGTTTGGGTGAAGAAGCACCTTCTTTTCCTGAG CCACAAGCTAAAGAAGATGTCAATGTGA